gttaagtgtctgactcttgatctctactcatgtcatgatctcacagtttgtgggatcaagccccatgtcaggctctgcaatgtcagtgcaagcctgcttgggattctctctcttccactctctctgcccctcccctgcttgcactccctctcactctctctcaaaaaaataaacaagcattaaaaaaaatatttttttaagcacatgaaaaggaaaacacatgaatagaaaaaaaagggcaTTGTTGAAAGTGAATGGCCCAGCCtattcaggaaggaaggaagctagcTCCCAGCATGTGCCCCACACATGGCCAGGCATGTTCTGACTTAATCTTTACAATTCTCATTTTTACAGATATGAGAACTGGGGTTAAATACCTTACCCTGGGACACAAGGCTGTgacaaactgaggctcaaatCTTCATCATATGAAGAGCACAAGAAATGGCAGATTCAatgttttgaagatggagggtgGGAAGTGGGGAGGTGAGACTTTGGTTTAAGAAGTTAAGCACTGGGAACAGAAattaatccagaaaaaaaagtttgagttCTTTCAATTCATCCCATAATCAGTAGATATTTGTCAGTCCCATTGGATTGTgccaggcccaggctggggaTAAAGTCCCTTATCCCTGTGGGAGCCCACAGATTAGCTGAGGCAAGACATACCTAGAAAATGTTAAGTGACGCTAAAGAGAAACACCTAAGTGGGCAGGATTTGGGGAGCACCTAGAATCTTGGGTGCTTGCTATGGGCTGCTGGTCCCCATTTGCTAACTCAGCCACCAAGCCTTCTCCTACCTGCCAGGGGCTCCCACACTCTGGTCTCTATCGATTTCTACCTGAATAGCAGGAGCCCCCAACCACATCTCACTGGTTTCCCTGCCTCCAGTCTGATTCACCTCATGGCTACTGCACGTGGGCTTTCTGCCTCTGGCACCTgaactttcctcttttttttttttttttttttttaagttttatttatttttgagacagggagagacagagcatgaacaggggagggtcagagagagggagacacagaatctgaaacaggctccaggttctgagctgtcagcacagagcccgacgcggggctcgaactcacagactgcgagatcatgacctgagccgaagtcggccgcttaaccgactgagccacccaggcgcccctgaactttcCTCTTGATAAAGTCCCATATTCTACACTTCTAGCCTCAGTTCTGCCACCTCCTTCACCAGCTCCAGAGGTCTCAGCTACACTACAATCCTTGGAGACCTCTGGCCAGTGTCTGAAATTTTCTTCCTCCCAGTTGGTCCCCTTGGGAATTCCTTCCTGCCCTTTACAAACATAGCCCAGGAGTCCTTTCCACTAAGGGTCCTCCTCAGGACCCCATCCCTGTCTGGAGCCTCCCTAAGGCCAGCAatcttctctggtcctttcctGGTGCCTCAGGCATCAGGCGAGGTCATTACCGGCAGCAAAACCCCCCATTTCCAAAATCCTTTTCTCTGGGAATAGCAGAATGCGCCGCAGCAGCCAGCTGGGCAGACACCAAGAAAGTAGTGCAGGGTCAGAGGGGAACAGGAGGCCACCTGCAGCCCCCGCCTGGGATGGGATAGGGAAGACAGGTTGCTGCTAAGCTGCCAAGTAACGCAGCCTTTCCTTTCCGTATATGGTCTTGTGTCTGACAGTCCCTGTGTCTCACCGCGGCAATCGGCAATCGTGTGTATCTTCGATGGGACTCTGGTTGCCAAGTTGGTGAGGAATACGGTGAAGAGTGTCCTGGGAATCGAACTTGAAAGTCTTCCAGCCCGCGGAACCCACCGCACGGGCACCAGCAAAAGCACCCGCGCGGGCACGAGCACCGGCACAAGCACCTGCGGCCACGCCAGCCAAACCACCCCAGTCCGCACCGTCGCCGGGACCCGCCTCCAGGCGCCCATCCTCCCGGGCATCCTTGGGCATCCTCGGCGGGCACCGTACAAGACCAAAGCTGAACCTTCAAAGGGGGCACCCTCGCGGACATAAGCGTCTGTGCCTCATCCCTCCCGGTAATCCCACCACTGAGCTTGCATATGCTGGCACCCATTCTGGCCCACAGGCGATCATAAAATCAGAGCTGCTAAATCGGGAACATCTCTGCTGCCTCGCGTCGCCTTGTGTAAAAGTCGAGTTTCATTTTCCTGCGGCCGCTGCGCCCTCGCGGCGCAGGACGAATCCGACCCAGGACGCCGTGGCCAGGGTCTTGACCCCAGCCGGGTTCCAGCCAATGCGAGCACGACGGTACAACCCTGAGGCCACCTCCAGCGCAGGcgggagcccccctcccccctcgcagGGGGCCCGGGCTGGGGCCGAGGCTCCCGCGTGGGGGTGGGCGGCCCTGGCTAGGGCCGGGCCCTTGACGCCCACTCCGGTCCTCTAGGTGTGAGCGAGGTGCGACCGCAGGGGGACGTGGCGCGCGGGGCAGCGCCGGGCGTTGGCGTTCGCGCGTCCCGGCCGTTGAGCGGGACCTGGGAGCGGGTGGGTGGGCACCAGTCTCGCTCAGAGGCCAGGCCTGTCCGGCGCCAGCAGGAGAGAGATCGGGCAGGAGGTGAGAAGTTAAGAACTCCCGCAAAGATGGCTGACAAAGGCAAAAAGGGCAagaaggcggcggcggcggcacctGCATCGGCGCCCGCAGTTGCGCCGCCGTCCCCTCCTGCAGCTGACGAACCAGGGGACAAGAAAGACCAAGAGGACAAGGAGATCAAGAAAAAGCCAAAGTCGGTGCAGCCCAAGGATGAAGTGGGCACCAGGAAGGGGTGTCGCCGCTACATGTGGGAATTCAAGAAAGGCAATAGAGAGTTCTGGGTGATCGGGCACGCCGAGGTCAAGATCCTGAGCTTGGTAAGTTGGGCTGGTACCCCAGGGCGGAGGCCCAACCATGAAAAGAGGGTGAAGGGATCGAGGGGCTCCAGAAGGGCTCTAGAGTAGGGGAGAGCCCTTTGCGGTAGTTCAGGTATATGTCTCCCGGCAGGGCTGCCTGATAGCTGCACTGGTACTGTTCACGGGGACCAGCGTGCACCCTCTCCTGATGCTCATCATCACCATGGAGATGTCCACCTTCTGCTTCTTCTTCATCACCTACACCCTCGCCATCAACAGATACATACCCTTCATCCTGTGGCCCATTTCTGTAAGTGAGAGGAGGTGGGGACCGCCTGAGGCTGGTGTGCATTCATGGGTGTGTCCTGAACAGTGACTGAACAGAGGAACACCCTGCACCCTCCATATTTGTGCCCCCGCCTTGGGTTCAGCACCTCCAGGGGGGCCAGGGTAGGGGAAGCTGAAGTTAGGTTACAAAAGGCTCTCAAAAACCCCagcttgggggcggggaggcctcTTACCTACCTGGTGGTCAAAGGAAGAGGTCTCTGCCTTCCTGGGGCTTTGCTCTCCTCAGGAGGGGTGGCCTAGCAACTAGCtctatcctccccccccccccacttctgtgCCAGCTAACACTTGAGTGGAGAGATCACCCCAGAAGGTACCCCATCCccagaattcaaagaagaaaacccaTCTTCCcataaatcagtaaaataaaatgagaatttttaaagaatcactttTAAGCAGTCTTAGATCTCTAGTGACTATCCCTGTAAAAGATGTTAAGCCCAGAAGAATGTTCAGCCCAAAGCAGGCATCCATTGGAACAGGAGCCGGGCAAGTTACCCAATCACTCATAGCCTGTTTCCTTCATCTGTAATATGAGGACAGTAATAATCTCTCATGGGATGGTGCCTGAGGAATAAATACAAAGTGCTTGATGCTGTGCCTGAGGACTTCTGGACTTGAATCGTAGAGCACACCCACCTAACTCCCACCTCACTGCACATTCACAGCAAGCCTCCAGAGTCCTAAACTCAAGAGTTTCACTTACTTTACATATGAAATGGTCCCAGAATGGCCACCTAACTTACCCCCAGGTAactcagctagtaagtggtggaaaAAGGATCCAAACCCAGCTTTGTCAGTGGAGTCTGAGTTCCTAACTACACTCCGTCCTGCTTCCTTGTCAAAAGTTATTAGGGCCTAGGGATTCATAGGTCTCAGGGAGGTAGGCGAGAACCCCCAAtatagggagaaaggagaggaggaccAAATACGACTCTTGGGAAAGGGGTAAGCAGAGGACAAAGTAAAGGAACAAGCAGAGGGCAAGCTCCCAGCCAAGGAACTTGAAAGATACTTTTAGTTCCAGCAAGATGAAAGCTCAATAAACCCTGAAAATCCTCCTGCTGCACTTGCCTAAAACTACTACGGAAAGTGCAAACACAACTGCTATAAATGAATGGCTGAGCTGGTAAAAAGGGAAACACACAAGtgccaaaatgaaaaacaggagcAGTGATCAAATAACCTGCTGAAGTGTGGGTAGCAATGGCCTACGAAGTATTACCCCAGGAACCTGGAGTATGGATTTTCATACACTCTTGAGTTAAAGGAGATGAGGCCTTGGTCCTAAGCAAAATGGGGATTTAGAACTGAGACCCCTGTGTAAAGCCAGCACCCTGCAAAGACTGAGCCCTTAGGGAAAAGACAGGCAGAGAAGACACCTTTCCCCACCAAACAGAGGAACAAGAGGCCTGTTCACCTCTGCCTGAGCTTggagtggaaaaaacaaaaaagacgaCTTTGAGAAATAGAAGCCTTGAGCCTGAATTTTGTACAGATTTGGTTTGAATTTTTACCACCTTCATCCTGGAAACCTTCATGCAGCCTAGAAAACTTGTGCCTTGGAATTAGAATAAAATGATCCCAATTTAATGACGTTCTGATAATGTCCTTGGGACTCCTGacagaaacaaatgcaaagtCACAATCAAAGAATAAAGactggagtgcttgggtggctcagtcagttgggggtctgacttcggctcaggtcatgatctcgtggtccataagttcaagccccgcgtcaggctctgtgctgacagctcagagcctggagccttcctcagattctgtttccctctctctgcccctcccctgttcacactctgtctctctctctctctctctgaaaaataaataaacataagttttttaaaaaagcataaaaaaattctcacagtacaggtgggggtggggagagacttGTCAAAAATGAATGCACAGTTCAAAACTACAAAACACCTGATTTTAAAATCCTCATGTCTAAGAATTGACAAtcagcaaacataaaaaaagaggagGATTAGAACCCTGAGAATATGAGATTAACAGAAGAGCTGtctgaaaataataagaaatatacttaaaataattaaagacatAAACAGAGCCCTAAGAACAGGAAAAGACATTATAAAGACAGAataaaaagatcttttttttttttaagtacaaaatacAATGTCTAGAATTAAACATAtagtttttgaattaaaaatgtcaATAGGTGGGTTATAAAGCATATCAGACAAAGCTGGAGAATGAGCAAACTGAAAGATGTGGGGAAATGACCCAGGATATAGCACTGAGAGATaaggacagaaaatagaaaatagaagttgagacagagaaaatagaatgagaaagTCCATCATAAGCccaataggaattccagaagaaaagactcaaaagaagggaagagaggagaggcacctgggaggctcagtgagttaagcatccaacttaagctaaggtcatgatctcccagtttgtgagttcgagccccatgtcaggctctgtgctgacagctcagagcctggagcctgcttctgattctgtgtttccctctctctctgcccctgacctgcttgtgctctctctctctctctctaaaaaaataaataaataaatattaaaaaatttttttaaaaaaagaatggaggaggGGAAACAAAGTGATAATGACTGAGAACTCTCCAGGTTTAATGAGTGACATCACTAAATATGGCAGTGTCAGAAATGCCAAAACTCTGTCCCTCCACTAAAGCAATGATTAGGCTGTCAAAAACCATCAGAAacaactttttcagaactctggaatcCAATTTTAGAAGCTTACAACCGAGGGAAGGTTAATAAAGAAAGAAGCTGTTGGGTGTGATAAGACAGTGTTGTGCCATTTTAACATACCTCCCCGCCATCCTTCATACCCAAGCTTGTCTGTTACCATGAAGATAACAGCCCACATTCCTGGTCACACTCTTTGCTGGTAGCAGAAGGAACAACACAGACCTTGCTCTCAAAGAATTATGGTTGTGTGTTTTTACCTGTCTGGTGACTCTTTGAGGGATGGGCCCTCACCTGCCTCAGAGCTTTCTCGAGGCTGAAGTGGCCTCCTGGACAGCATTTGTCAAAAGCATTTAAAGGCCTATCTACTAACCATAACCACATCTGATTGGGCAAGGGACATCAAATGAGGTAACCAATAGACAGACCAGAAGTTTGGGAAAGAAGAGGCTGGGGAAAGAGATGCATGGGGGAATAAGAAATCTGAAAAGCTACCACATATACCAGGGAATCCAGAAGGCTGCACACATGCCAAGGACTGGACACATGCTCAGAAAAGACCCTAAGCTTTTGCCTCTTGCTGACCTTTACGCTCTGTACAAGCAGCAAGGGAAAACCGAGAGTTCTAAACAGCCTGGACAACTGTTGAAGGAATACCTCAAAACAAAGCCAATTTGAAAAGACTGGtagagtatttttgtttgttttcagatatttaaggaaaattCTTTCAAATCACTACCTGATTTGCTAGCAAAACAGGGACTTCAGTTGCAGTACGGAAAgaatagtcttaaaaaaatagtttagaaaaagTCATCAAACATACAAATGAGTACAGCTCACAACAATCAACAGCAACAAatcctgggaaggaaggagaacgtGGTTTACAGAGTAACTATATGATAATATTCAAAATGCGCACAATTATaaggcatgcaaagaaacaagaaagtatgGCCCATTCacggggaaaaaaattaatagagacTGCCTCTGAGAAAGCCCAGATATTAGACTTACTAGACAAAGAGTTTCAACCAGCTGTCTTAAGAATTCTtaaagaactggggcgcctgggtggcgcagtcggttaagcgtccgacttcagccaggtcacgatctcgcggtccgtgagttggagccccgcgtcaggctctgggctgatggctcagagcctggagcctgtttccgattctgtgtctccctctctctctgcccctcccccgttcatgctctgtctctctctgtcccaaaaataaataaacgttgaaaaaaaaaaatatttaaaaaaaaaaaagaattcttaaagaactAAAACCAGGAGAACAATTTATGAACAAGTAGAAAATAACagcaaagagaaattataaaaaggaacaaaaggaaatccTGGAACTAAAAGTaatataactgaaatgaaaaactgaCTAGTTTCGTTTAACAGCAGATTTGAGCAGACAGAAGAATGAATccatgaacttgaagatagatcaaTTGAGATTATccagtctgaggaacagaaaaacaaaaagaatgaagaaaaatggagaaacctATGGGACACCCATCAAGCATACTAACATATGCTGAatccccaaaaaaaagaaagagaaaaaggaagaaagaatattagaagaaatggtcaaaagcTTTCCAAAGTttataaaagaatacaaatttaCACATCCAAAAAGGACCAAGTAAGATAAAGTCAAAGTAATCCACACTGAGACACTCATAATCAAAATGTCCAAAGATAAAGACGAAGTCTTGAAAGTCACAAGGGCGAAGCAACTAATGTCATATAAGGGGCCTTTAATAAGATTAACAGtcaatttctcatcagaaaccatggagaccTGAGGCAATGGAATGATGTACTTAAAGTCCTgcaagaaagaagataaaaactgtCAACTAAAAATTCTATCTTTCAAATTTGCTAtctgttatgagttgaattgtgtcccctaaaaatatgttgaagtcctaactcacagtacctgtgaatgtgaccttacttgtaGATAAGGCCTTTGCAGATGATCTAGTTAAGATGACATATTAGAGTGggttctaatccaatatgactagtatctttacaaaaaggagaaatttagacacagagacaaacatgtccagagggaagatgatgtgaagtGACACGGGAAGAAGATAGGATGGTGagacaagccaaggaacacctaAAGTTACTAGAAGCTAGAAGAGAGGCCAGAACAGATCATTTCTTAGCAtcttcagagggagcatgaccctgccaacaccttgattttggacttctggccccagaactgtgagacaataaattaatgttgttctaagccacttaGTTGGTGGTACCGTCTTATGGCAACTCcaggaaatgaatacaatatCCTTCAAaatttatccttcaaaaatggaggagaaattaagacattcctaGATAAACAAAAGTTGAGGGAGTTTGTTGCTAGTAGAACcgccctacaagaaatgctaaaaggagtCCTTCGGGCTCAAACAATAGGATACTAGACAATAACTTGAAGccataaaagaaataaggaacaCTAGTAAAGGTAActacataggtaaatataaaagccagtattggggcacctgggtggctcagttagttgagtggccaacttcggctcaggtcatgatcttgcggtttgtgagttcgagccccgtgtcgggctctgtgctgacagctcagagcctggagcctgcttcggattctgtgtctcctcttctctctgcccctcccctgctcatgttctgtctctctgtctctcaataataaataaatattaaaaaaaatttttttttaaaagccagtattattggggcacctgggtggctcagtcggtgagcgtctgacttcagctcaggtcatgatctcacagtttgggagttcaagcctaacatcagactctgtgctgacagctcagagcctggagcctgctttggattctgtgtctccttctctctctgcccctcaccccctaccactaaaataaataaacattaaaataattattttttaaaaagctggtattattgtattttcagtttgtaacttcttttttctgatacaatttaaaagacaaatgcataaaacaataattataaaccTACGTTAATGGGCCTGtatgtataaagatataatttgtgACAAAAACAATAAGTTTTTGTGTACTACTGACACTAAGTTGGTATCAATTCAAACTAAACGATTGTAAGTTTAAGATATTAATTGTAACCCCAAAGTAACCACTAAGACATGAACTcaataatatatagaaaaagaaatgagcaggGAATTATATTgatacattacaaaaaattaaacacaaaagaaagcaataatgGAGGAATTGAAGGACAACAAGATAcgatatataaaaaacaaacggcaaaatgacagaaataagtCCTTATCAGCAATTACTTTAAGTGCACatggattaaactctccaattaaGGCAGAGATGAtctgaatggattttttaaatgatcctaTAATATGAagacaagagactcactttagtccaaagatacaaataggttgaaagtgaaaatggaaaaagatactccatgtaAATAGTAACCAAAAAAGAGCTGAGGTGGCCATATCAATATCAGATTTAATGAAAGACATGAAGTGTCAAAACCACACCTAGGCATGTCATCATGGGGGCACTGCTGATCACCAGAAACAGGAAAACTTAAAATCAAACCAAGAGAAAAGCCAatttacctcaaaaaaaaaaaaaaaaaaaaaaaaaaaaaaaaaaaaaacacccctcAAACTACTAGACTAACTTCCTATTTTTCAACAGCAGTGACAGTGGCCAGAAAACACTAGACTAATTTCCTTAAAGGGATGAGGTGGCAAGAGTAAACTGAAGACACttttaaacaaagaatgaaacaatTTCTTTTTGCTGACCCTCACCGAAAGAACTACTAAAAGATGTACTTCAGGAAGAAgtaaatcaaatcaaaaccaaaccaaaccaaaacaaaacaaaaaaagtgtgcAAGGTAAAAAAGGAACAGTAAGCAAAGAGCCTAGTGAGCTTGTGGATTGacctaaataaacactaagacagaattgaggttttaaaaaatatattaatagttttttttggtttttttttttgcaaggggagggagggaacactATAACAAGGTAGAACTAAAGGTACAACAACACAATAACATGTAAGACCACAGTACTGTATATGATAAGAATGAAAAGTTCTTGATTTGGGGGGAATGATTTGGCAATAATAACACTAATATATCAAAACTTAATACTGAATTCTACTAAAGAACAGAATTCCAGGATATATAAAATCAAACCTGTTGaggagaaagagtgaaaagagaataaagagagctaactcaataaaatggaaaaataaaaagaaataagtgtggTGTAtgttaaatagaaaaaagtaaaattaaatggtACAAATAGATCCAAATACTATTTCAGAGAAGATGACAAATATGAATGGAATATATTCTTCGTTTAAAAGACAGAGGACCCTAAGAATCgatttttaaaatccagctaCATACTAAATTACAAGGCATGTGGAGAACAGTTAtgagagatggaaaaaataataaaaggaaaatactaaCCAGAAGAAAGCTGGCATAGCTTTAATACCAGATTAAGCCAAttgtatgtggttttttttttgtttgtttttttttaatgttcgtctacctttgacagagagagaggcagagaatgaacaggggaggggcagagagagagggagacacagaatccgaagcaggctccaggctctgagttgtcagcacagagcccaacgcggggcttgaacccacagaccgcgagatcatgacctgagccgaagtcggacgcttaaccgactgagccacccaggcgtccctgtatgTGTTTTTTAAGTATACGAAGAAGATCACTACTTACAGCAATTCTAAACTTGTATGCACCTAACAATATAACCCccaaatataaaaaacagaaatgaattatAAGGAATTAAAAGAAGTTCTAAGAAAGAACTGGCAAATAGCAACCATAGTGGGAGATTTTAACATGCCTCCTTCAGCAATTGATAGCTGGATCTAATGACATACACAGAACATATTGAACCCTACACCCAACAGAACAGGCTATATATTCCTTTCAAGTACATTTGCAACAATCATAAAAATTATCCTCAATAAGACCacaaaggaaatgtaaataaataacaagaaattGATATCCATACAGACCATTCTCTAACttcaatataatataattaaaaatcaatcagtAAAATTTAACTCAATCCCCAAGTATTTGGGGGGAAATCTAATGTGTTCCCCAAACATATGAGGATTTCATGTTTATGTAGTATTCACAGATACTACCTGTAGAATGTCCCTAAACTATTCAAATTCAAATCTATATAATTAGAAGACTGAAAATTAACAGTATCAAGAAGgtaccaaaacaaaataaaaaaatggaactaaaaaGAAGGCAACGCCAAAGATAAGAGTTAACATTAAGGAAATAGGAAACAGAGATCCATAGTGAGGACTAATAAAACCAAATATCTAGTTCTTCAAAAAGACTACTAAAGCAGATAGACcccaaggaaaaagagagagaacgaacaaggaaaaatattagtaaaaatgcCAACaggagatttttaaagattacagGGAAAATATGAacttttatgccaataaattggaaaGTTTATTTAGATAATAATTTCCTACAAAAAATAGCACATACAAATtgattcaaaaagaaatagaaaaacaggtTATAaaaaattcatccatgttttcaTCTGGCACTTGTTTCACTTTCTACATTTAAATCTTCTGATTCATTTGGAGTCATTTTGGTACATGGTGTGAACCATGGCTCCAATTTTATATCCTGATGGCTATCCAGTTGTTATACCCCATCACTCAATTTATTCAGTTATTAAATAGTATAACTTTCCCCACTgattttaaatggcatttctgTTAAATGTTAAAATCCCAAATGCAGGGTTTATTTCCAGACTTTATATTCCGTTTAATTGGtctgtcccttttttcttttctgttttaaactcTTTATAATATGTTGTACTATCTAAGAGGCTTTTGATATTAAAACCAGATTTTATAAGGAATGTAAAGTACATACACCTAGGTTACCTAAATATGGctataaaaatcctcaataaaatacagGCAAACTGAACCAAGCAATCTATAAGCAAGCAATGCATCATGATCAAGCAGGGTATGTGTCAGGAACACAAAGATGATTTAATCTTCAACATTCTATCGGTACAATTCGCCATCTCTTATCTAAAGGAGAAAACCATTTCATCATCTCATGAACTTCAGAAAAACTATTTAGTTCATCTCATGAACTTCAGAAATACTAATTTTAAgaaaactcttagcaaactaggggcacctgggtggctcagtcaaataagcgtccaactcttgattttggctcaggtcatgatctcaccatcatgagatcgagccccacctcaggctctgcactgggcatggagcctgcttaagactttctctctccctctgcctctctctctatctctctaaaaaaaaataaagaggggcacctgggtggctcagtcggttgagtgtccaacttcggctcaggtcatgatcttatggttcatgggttcaagccatcAACAGAAACTACAAGGTGTCTTAGAATAAACCCATTCAAAGATGTATAAGACTTTACGTagagattatattttattaacagacataaaagtCTGCATAAGTGGAAATATACACCATATTCACAGGTCTGAAGAGTTACTATCATAAAGATGacaatttaaggggcacctgggtggctcagttggttatgcatctgactcttgatctcagctcaagtcatgatctcacggttcgtgagatcaagccccatgtcagtctctgtgctgacagtgcagagccagcttgggattctctctctttccctctatctctgcccctccccggctcatgcacTCATAcgtgcgctctctccctctctctcaaataaataaacttaaaaaaaaagatggcaattTAACTCCATAGTAATCAATAAATCAAATGGAACTTCAACCTGACAGAGGTTCTTCCTGGAATCTCCAGGAACGTTTACAAGGTGATTCTAAAATTCTTACAAGGATAGACTCACCCAACAAAATATCAGAATTACTATAAAGCTTTGGTACTAGCTCAGGGATCAACAAAAAGACTAATGgaattgttatggactgaatgtgtacCCCCAAAGTacatatgctgaaatcctaacccccagagTGACTATGCTTGCAGATGAGGCCTTTAGAGTTTGCTAGCATTTTACTGAggctttttacatttctgttcatCAGGGATGATggtctgaaattttcttttctagtagtGTCCTTTGCTAGTCTTGGTATCAGGAAAATGCtggtttcataaaatgagtttcagAGTGGCtccctccttttcaatttttttggaagagtttgaggattggtgttaattctcctcgagatgtttggtagaaatcaccagtaaagccatctggttctgAGCTTTTCTTCAGTAGGAGATTTTCTATTACTGATTCACACCAGGAGGAAATATGCATAGGAGACACAGACCAGAGTGTTTGTTGCAGCAGAGtttgtaataa
The sequence above is a segment of the Leopardus geoffroyi isolate Oge1 chromosome E2, O.geoffroyi_Oge1_pat1.0, whole genome shotgun sequence genome. Coding sequences within it:
- the LOC123579266 gene encoding CKLF-like MARVEL transmembrane domain-containing protein 2 isoform X1; this translates as MADKGKKGKKAAAAAPASAPAVAPPSPPAADEPGDKKDQEDKEIKKKPKSVQPKDEVGTRKGCRRYMWEFKKGNREFWVIGHAEVKILSLGCLIAALVLFTGTSVHPLLMLIITMEMSTFCFFFITYTLAINRYIPFILWPISDLLNDLFAIIFLVGAVVIAVKSQQTMPLHYFIAVILIGMAGMFALMDMCLQRKHFKGKRLKTNVLFPPKNERKVEKPKEAENPPEKAPEKAPEKAEKPKEKVKGGKK